From Rhodococcus antarcticus, the proteins below share one genomic window:
- a CDS encoding MlaE family ABC transporter permease translates to MVVRRVRSAANRPLEFLDDLGDQLSFYLRALAWTPRALRRYSKEIVRLLAEVSFGSGALAVIGGTVGVIAALSLFTGTVVGLQGFAALDQIGSSALTGFISAYFNTREIAPLVAGLALSATVGCGFTAQLGAMRISEEIDALETMAVPSLPYLVTTRIIAGFVAVVPLYVVGLLASYLASRTITTLFYGQSTGTYDHYFNLFLPPVDVLWSFAKVLLFSIVIILTHCFYGYRASGGPAGVGVAVGRAVRTAIVTISLMDFFLSLAIWGTTTTVRIAG, encoded by the coding sequence CTGGTCGTGCGCCGCGTCCGCAGCGCGGCCAACCGGCCCCTGGAGTTCCTCGACGACCTCGGCGACCAGCTCTCCTTCTACCTCCGTGCCCTGGCGTGGACGCCCCGGGCGCTGCGGCGGTACTCGAAGGAGATCGTGCGGCTGCTCGCCGAGGTGAGCTTCGGCAGCGGTGCGCTGGCGGTCATCGGCGGAACGGTGGGCGTCATCGCGGCGCTGTCGCTGTTCACGGGCACCGTCGTGGGCCTGCAGGGCTTCGCGGCGCTCGACCAGATCGGCAGCTCCGCGCTCACCGGGTTCATCTCGGCGTACTTCAACACCCGGGAGATCGCCCCGCTCGTCGCCGGGCTCGCGCTGTCGGCCACCGTCGGCTGCGGGTTCACCGCCCAGCTCGGTGCCATGCGCATCTCGGAGGAGATCGACGCCCTGGAGACCATGGCGGTGCCGAGCCTTCCCTACCTGGTGACCACCCGCATCATCGCGGGCTTCGTCGCCGTGGTGCCCCTCTACGTCGTCGGGCTGCTCGCCTCCTACCTCGCCTCGCGGACCATCACGACGTTGTTCTACGGCCAGTCGACCGGCACCTACGACCACTACTTCAACCTGTTCCTGCCACCGGTGGACGTGCTGTGGTCCTTCGCCAAGGTGCTGCTGTTCTCCATCGTCATCATCCTCACGCACTGCTTCTATGGTTACCGCGCCAGTGGTGGACCGGCAGGGGTGGGGGTGGCCGTGGGGCGGGCCGTGCGAACGGCCATCGTGACGATCAGCCTGATGGACTTCTTCCTCAGCCTCGCCATCTGGGGCACGACCACGACGGTGAGGATCGCGGGATGA